Proteins from a single region of Geothrix sp. PMB-07:
- a CDS encoding RluA family pseudouridine synthase, with protein MARIEREWQAEHESAALASELHRVMVISHRQAKGFIDCSCVTVNGEIVQKHGHRLKAGDAIKVAFDPEQTYEVLPPARKLQAGPFETLWEDTHLLFVFKPAGLLTVPTEQAGEASLAEAITESYRRRGFKRFQLYIVHRLDRFTSGVLVFAKTPEALHGLKKHFELHRLQRVYFAVLVGELPENSGTLAGHLIEHAKSLKMSVATARKGPGGGKRMPAGAKEAVTHYRVIERLPGHTVVEVKLETGRRNQIRVQFADRGFPLLGDQVYGVESPLLDRQALHAELLGFKHPITDEQVTVTAPMPADMEAALKALRNQARIQRAATGVKGEEGIFQPTESRDHKLKRVARAKRYEDRDEAPARPTDRPAGPRRGDSDERPRRSFGSADRPARPRSEGPDERPRRSFGASDRPARPRREEGEARPRTAHSREDRPARPRSEGPDERPRRSFGASDRPARPRREEGEARPRTAHSREDRPARPRSEGPDERPRRSFGASDRPARPRREEGEARPRTAHSREDRPARPRSEGPDERPRRSFGASDRPARPRREEGEARPRTARSREDRPARPRSEGHDERPRRSFGASDRPARPRREEGEARPRAAHSREDRPARPRSEGPDERPRRSFGASDRPAGPRREGSSGRPAGKFAPRAGKPKPRKP; from the coding sequence ATGGCACGCATCGAACGGGAATGGCAGGCGGAACACGAGAGTGCCGCACTGGCTTCGGAACTGCATCGGGTGATGGTGATCAGCCATCGCCAGGCCAAGGGTTTCATCGATTGCAGCTGCGTCACGGTCAATGGTGAGATTGTGCAGAAGCACGGCCATCGGCTGAAGGCGGGCGATGCCATCAAGGTGGCCTTCGACCCCGAGCAGACCTATGAGGTGCTGCCCCCGGCCCGCAAGCTGCAGGCTGGTCCCTTTGAAACGCTCTGGGAAGACACCCACCTGCTCTTCGTCTTCAAGCCCGCAGGGCTGCTCACGGTGCCCACCGAACAGGCCGGGGAAGCCAGCCTGGCCGAGGCCATCACGGAATCCTACCGGCGGCGCGGCTTCAAGCGGTTCCAGCTCTACATCGTGCACCGCCTGGATCGCTTCACCAGCGGCGTCCTGGTCTTCGCCAAAACGCCCGAGGCCTTGCATGGCCTCAAAAAGCACTTCGAGCTGCACCGCCTCCAGCGTGTGTACTTCGCCGTGCTCGTGGGCGAACTGCCTGAGAACAGCGGCACCCTGGCGGGCCATCTCATCGAGCACGCCAAATCCCTGAAGATGTCCGTGGCCACGGCCCGCAAGGGTCCCGGCGGCGGCAAGCGCATGCCCGCGGGTGCCAAGGAGGCCGTGACCCACTACCGCGTGATCGAACGCCTGCCGGGCCACACCGTGGTGGAAGTCAAACTCGAAACGGGACGCCGCAACCAGATCCGCGTGCAATTCGCGGACCGCGGCTTTCCCCTGCTGGGCGATCAGGTCTACGGCGTGGAGAGCCCCCTGCTCGACCGCCAGGCCTTGCACGCGGAATTGCTGGGCTTCAAGCATCCCATCACCGATGAGCAGGTCACGGTGACGGCCCCCATGCCCGCGGACATGGAGGCGGCTCTCAAGGCCCTCCGCAACCAGGCCCGCATCCAGCGCGCCGCCACCGGCGTCAAGGGCGAGGAGGGCATCTTCCAGCCCACGGAAAGCCGCGACCACAAGCTCAAGCGCGTGGCCCGCGCCAAGCGCTATGAAGACCGGGACGAGGCCCCCGCCCGACCCACCGACCGTCCTGCGGGCCCGCGCCGAGGCGACAGCGACGAGCGGCCCCGACGCAGTTTCGGCAGCGCGGATCGCCCCGCCCGTCCCCGTTCCGAGGGCCCTGACGAGCGGCCCCGCCGCAGCTTCGGCGCTTCGGACCGTCCCGCTCGCCCCCGCCGCGAAGAGGGCGAAGCCCGGCCGCGCACGGCCCACAGCCGCGAGGATCGTCCCGCACGACCCCGTTCCGAGGGCCCTGACGAGCGGCCCCGCCGCAGCTTCGGCGCTTCGGACCGTCCCGCTCGCCCCCGCCGCGAAGAGGGCGAAGCCCGGCCGCGCACGGCCCACAGCCGCGAGGATCGTCCCGCACGACCCCGTTCCGAGGGCCCTGACGAGCGGCCCCGCCGCAGCTTCGGCGCTTCGGACCGTCCCGCTCGCCCCCGCCGCGAAGAGGGCGAAGCCCGGCCGCGCACAGCCCACAGCCGCGAGGATCGTCCCGCACGACCCCGTTCCGAGGGCCCTGACGAGCGGCCCCGCCGCAGCTTCGGCGCTTCGGACCGTCCCGCTCGCCCCCGCCGCGAAGAGGGCGAAGCCCGGCCGCGCACGGCCCGCAGCCGCGAGGATCGTCCTGCCCGACCCCGTTCTGAAGGTCACGACGAACGGCCCCGCCGCAGCTTCGGCGCTTCGGACCGTCCCGCTCGCCCCCGCCGCGAAGAGGGCGAAGCCCGGCCGCGCGCGGCCCACAGCCGCGAGGATCGCCCCGCCCGACCCCGTTCCGAGGGCCCTGACGAACGGCCCCGCCGCAGCTTCGGCGCTTCGGACCGTCCCGCAGGTCCCCGCAGGGAAGGCTCCAGTGGTCGGCCCGCGGGCAAGTTCGCGCCCCGTGCAGGCAAGCCGAAACCCCGGAAACCCTGA
- a CDS encoding 4a-hydroxytetrahydrobiopterin dehydratase, which produces MSKDLVSPEAMEAFLEKHPEWVALGDSHGLTLRRRYVFSAYPRGLGFVVAAAEHAERVNHHPDLTLGYRWVVAVLMTHVSLGITQRDLDLAEALDRLYVDHL; this is translated from the coding sequence ATGTCCAAGGATCTGGTCAGCCCTGAGGCCATGGAGGCTTTTCTGGAGAAACATCCGGAATGGGTCGCTCTGGGTGACTCTCATGGCTTGACGCTGCGGCGGCGCTATGTGTTTTCCGCCTATCCGCGGGGTCTCGGTTTCGTGGTGGCCGCCGCCGAACATGCCGAGCGGGTGAATCACCATCCCGACCTCACCCTGGGCTACCGCTGGGTGGTGGCGGTGCTCATGACCCATGTGAGCCTGGGCATCACCCAACGGGACCTGGACCTGGCCGAGGCGCTCGACCGGCTCTACGTGGATCACCTGTAA